The Fusarium oxysporum f. sp. lycopersici 4287 chromosome 1, whole genome shotgun sequence DNA segment GAGCTACTGTTGTCAGCTGGTTCTGTTGGCTGCCGTTAGCATATATTATGCCTGATATGCCTAACCAAGCATGGCTTACCTCGTAGACTCGGAAGATGCAGCACTCCGGTTATCGCCAAACAAGCAGGGATGTCGTCGGTGTTTTCACTGCGTGGTTACATTGCCGTTGGCATCAGGACTGTCACGACGGCTGACGGAATACGCTATGCTATGCTAGTGAGACGCAGGTTGCCATCCCACCATCTTTGGGCTCTGACAGCTCGCTTACGGCAATCGAGTCCCTTAACCCCACTGATCTTGGTTAACTTACGCCTGAGATAAGAGACAATATGCAAGTAAAGGGCAAAGATCAGAGTTAATATGGAGTTTGGCCGGGTATaaagctgatgctgcggGGAATGAGGGGGAATAAGCGCGCCTGTGCGAGCTTTTGAGGCGCATGCCGCGCGGGATGTACCGGTAACCGTTTGACAGTCTGGTGAGGCGGAATATTATGGCCAATGACCTaagattgaggagaagagagacaacAGGGCCCGTACGATGCAGCTGAGAATAAGCGAGATCTGCCACGTTCATCCCTGTTGGTTGAAGAGTGCCATCTCACTCCCCGCGCTTAGACCTGAGACGAAACCATGGCTGTTAGGACATTTTGATGCCAAGACCCAGGTGTTTAAAGAAGAACAAGTCGGTAGCTTTACGCAGTTCCAGGTGAATACTGCTTACGCGTGTATACCTTAAAGGTTCGCTATCAATGGATGTTTCAGTTGGCCCCTGACTATTCCACTTTGACATTGGTTTGCGAGGCGTTATGGGTCGACTGTGGATTGGGACGTCCTTCGGATAGCCACAAATCACACTAATAGCTTCCGCTCTTGAGGCCTTTGAGCTTTCATCACGGTCAGGACAATCTCATTATAAATTCTCCAGGTTCTCCTAAAACTAAAGGTGATTAGGGAGCATGGATGTGGGGGCCATGCACAAACCTGGCTCTGTTCGTTTTGTGGGCGGCAATGCAGTCCGCGGGAACTAGGCATGAAGCTTAAATTACGAGGAGCCAAGTGCATAGCAGTGCAAGTTGTCTTCCCAGTTTCAAGTCATTTATGTGCAGAGTGGCACAGAAGAGTCTATGATACCTCTTCTACAGCTCCTAACCCCATGTCCCTTGCGCAGACAACGCGAGTGACGTGCGTATCCTGCCTGGCATTGATAAAATCACACCACTGGGATGTTGGATTGGGCCTGTTTCTCTTTGAAACAAAAGGTCTTCATCCGATTTCACATGCTGAGTTTCATGCTGTCTAGTATGACATCCTTTTTATCGTCGTAAGTACCGAACCGAGGTATTGCCATACCTTTGATAGATATGTTGAATGAACGATAACACCAAGCAACTTGTTTAATTTATGCAGAGATAGTGAATCCGTTGAGATGATGACCATATTTCTCATGCCATGTGGCAAACGGCCCGGGCCTTTAGATCATTGCTCAACTCGGCCGAGAGCGGTCGGAGGATTAGTGGAGATCAACCCCAGATTCCATGTGGCTGTTTTGTTGATAGTGACCCACTCCAAGCCGAGGCACGACGGCCCGGCACCTGAACCTTATTTGCTTCAGCCGAACAGTCATCCATTTAATCACTTCTCCAGATTACATTAATCATACAATTGACTCCCTTCGACATCACCTTATTGGAAACTGGTATTGAGCTAGTATTTGCGTCACCTGAAGTACCCTTGAGCCACGTGTCGACCTCAATCGAATCACAATGCCCGTTCCTGAGTCTGAGTATCTCAGCCCCGTCTGGCGAGATGGGATTTTCAGTCAGTCTCAAGACGATCGAATCTATTCTTGGTAGAGATTTGCTAACATGTGAAATCATCTAGATGGTCGCGTTGTCTTCGTGACTGGCGGTGCAGGAAGCATCTGCAGCATGCAGACGCGAGCATTAGTTCGTCTGGGTGCAAATGCATGCATCATTGGCCGAAGTGTCGAGAAGACAGAGCTTGCGGCTAAAGACATCGCGGGTGTAAGAGAGGGAGCCAAAGTGATAGGAATCGGAGGATGTGATGTTCGAAAGGTATGACGCGTGTCGTCTATTGACGACGGTCATGATGATACTGACTGTGCGTAGATCGACAGTCttcaggctgctgctgagcgatgcgTGAAAGAGCTTGGAGGGATCGACTTTGTCATGTAAGGCTTCAATTTGACCATGCCTGGATATAACATACTAATGCATATCATATCATAGCGCTGGTGCAGCTGGCAACTTTGTCGCTCCGATTGAAGGCCTCAGCTCCAATGCGTTCAAGTCAGTAATGGACATCGATGTCTTGGGAACATTCAACACAATTAAGGCGACAATGCCCTATCTCCTGAAGAGCTCAACCCCTCGTATCATCTACGTCTCTGCCACTTTCCATTACACCGGCATGCCTCTCCAGGCACACGTCTCTGCAGCTAAGGCATCTATCGACTCACTCATGGCGTCCGTTGCCCTGGAGTATGGACCAAGAGGGGTGACAAGCAATGTAATTGCCCCAGGAGGTATCGATGGCACTGAGGGTCTGGCCAGATTGGGGAGCGATGCAGAaagtgagaagaagagatacGCCAAGGGAATCCCGCTGGGCCGCGCTGGAACTGTACGAGATATCGCAGATGCGACAGTCTTTTTGTTCAGCGAAGCCGGAAGCTATGTCAGTGGACAAGTCCTGGCTGTTGATGGCGCTGCATGGAGACGCCAGGGAGCCATCAGCGTGGGAACTGAGGCTGGCATGGAGTATCCGGATTATATTCTCAACGGAGAGTTCTCAAAGAACCTGCGAGATCCAAGAAAGAACGGAAAGGCCAAGTTGTAAGGATACTGGTTGCTGTACGATATAGATCAAGCTCCAAGATTACCATTTGACGAGGCAGGTATGGAGGACCATGAGGcgatattatataagctaaGCCACAATGTTTCAATATCAGATCAAGTGTTAGCTAGAATCAGGTTATCTTATCAGCTGGACCAGAGCCCCAGGGATCGGAGGATCGGAAGTGACGGAGATACTTGTTCTGGGATGATAGATAACATCCAATTGGGGATCCGCCTTGGCGTTGACATCTCCGGAAGTGGATGGTCTGACGGAGCCGATCTTAGCTTCCATGATAATGTTTTGTTAGATATCTGACAAGAATAATTGCACCCCAAATACAATAGACCGATTACTTGATTAAGACCAGACTTGCTGGTTTTACGCCCTTTGATCTCCCTGCATGGGACATTATATGCTTATTCTTTACAGCAACGTTACTTGGCAAGGAAATGCTCCGCGAACCCCATATTCTCCATTCCGAAAAAGAGCCCGAAACCCATACGAAATACCACATGCCATTTCACGATTCGATCCATGAACGAAGAGCCGGAGATAGTACGGCATAATCGACCCGTTAGAGCCGCGACCCGGCCGACATCCAATCAAATTGCCTCCGATGGCCGTTGTGAGTCTTTCCCTTCTCTCCCACTCTTGGGCAAAAGTGCCTGGAAACTTAATGAAAAAGCCAATTGTGGCTGTTTATCTGATTACAGAGACTGGTTGATAGGTTGGTGTGGGCTTGCATTAGTGCCCGCTAGGGCAAGGCCAGTCAAGGAGGGGTCACTTTTGAGCTCCCATGGGCTTTTCGTTGACGAATGATATTAACTAATCGTGCAATTGACAGGTGAGGCAGAGTGATATGATCCGTATCCAGCGGCAATCATCAATTTCTCGGACATAGGTATCTAAATCTCGCGTTGTCTTTGAACTCGACACTCTTAGCACAAAACATTCGAGAATCAAGCTCCAGAAATAAGCTAGGTCTGCAAAATCATCATGATTATGGTGTGAAGAGAGTTTCCTATCTAGGTATGACTATGCAGAAATAAAGAGGGTCCAGAGGATTCAATTAGCTGAACTAGAGAATCAACCTTGACTTGGAGAGATCCATGGTGTGGGAACCTTGCAGCTACACGGCACGCTCAGAGCCGAACAGGGCGGGGGGAATTACCTACGATCCCATATCTTTTGACTCTCCTAAGAACGTACGTTATCTTGTTGTAATAGGTAATGATGAGAAATGTATATATTTTATCCACTCCTCGCTCTCTCTTGActgtttctcttctcttcctttcccCTTTGTCGTCAACAGTGGCTACGAGTAAGTGTGTATAGCTTCATTCAACGTCCCACACACACACCCAAAATGCACGCCAAGcccctctccctcctctttCTATCTTCCCTCCCCTCCTTGACTGCTGCCGAAGATGTCCTTGGCCTTTACGTCTTCCACCGTCACGGTGATCGCACTGCCAAGGCTTGGAAGCCCGTAAACTTCACAGCTCTCGGAGCCGACGAGGTTCACTCTTCCGGTTCTTGGTATCGCGATACTTATGTGAGCAAGGATGCTTCACGAAAGATCACCGGCCTCAGCCCCGAGTCAGCCGTCTTGTCTCAGCTAGATGTTACTTCTCCCGCCGACGCTGTGCTCCAGAACTCTGCTCTTGTATTCTTGCAGGGACTTTACCCTCCTACCAAGCAGTTTGAGACTCTTGCCAATGGATCCAAGGTCGAGGCTCCTTTCAGCGGATATCAATATATCCCCATTGCTGCAGTCTCTACTGCAGCTAGCGACAAGAACTCTGAGAACAGCGCTTGGCTTCAGGGCAACAGTGGTTGCACCAACGCTGAGGCTAGCTCGAATGATTACTTCTCCTCCCCCGAGTACGCTGGAGTATACAAGGACTCTGAAAGCTTTTACCAGGGCCTTCTCCCTGTCATCAATGGGACCTACGGCAAGGATGAGGCCAACTTCCAGAATGCCTATACCAGTAAGTTCATGGATAAATCTCAAGCACATAGGCCCCCACTAACTCGCATAGTctttgatctcatcaatgtTGCTCGCATTCACAATTCTAGCATCTCTTCTGATGATCTGCTCGATGACTCCACCCTGGAAAAGCTCTACAACCTCGCTTCTATCCATGAGTGGAACCTCGCCTACAACAGCAGCGAGCCTGTCCGTGCCATTGCTGGC contains these protein-coding regions:
- a CDS encoding 2,4-dienoyl-CoA reductase (NADPH2), encoding MPVPESEYLSPVWRDGIFNGRVVFVTGGAGSICSMQTRALVRLGANACIIGRSVEKTELAAKDIAGVREGAKVIGIGGCDVRKIDSLQAAAERCVKELGGIDFVIAGAAGNFVAPIEGLSSNAFKSVMDIDVLGTFNTIKATMPYLLKSSTPRIIYVSATFHYTGMPLQAHVSAAKASIDSLMASVALEYGPRGVTSNVIAPGGIDGTEGLARLGSDAESEKKRYAKGIPLGRAGTVRDIADATVFLFSEAGSYVSGQVLAVDGAAWRRQGAISVGTEAGMEYPDYILNGEFSKNLRDPRKNGKAKL
- a CDS encoding acid phosphatase, which translates into the protein MHAKPLSLLFLSSLPSLTAAEDVLGLYVFHRHGDRTAKAWKPVNFTALGADEVHSSGSWYRDTYVSKDASRKITGLSPESAVLSQLDVTSPADAVLQNSALVFLQGLYPPTKQFETLANGSKVEAPFSGYQYIPIAAVSTAASDKNSENSAWLQGNSGCTNAEASSNDYFSSPEYAGVYKDSESFYQGLLPVINGTYGKDEANFQNAYTIFDLINVARIHNSSISSDDLLDDSTLEKLYNLASIHEWNLAYNSSEPVRAIAGSVLAGQIIEALEPLAEGKKGPKVNIQFGAYAAFMSFFGLAGLDKVSSDFKGVVDYASSMAFELVTNATNPTADDVSVRFYFANGTAAEHTPKMFPLFGKDETTISWKDFKTGMSDFAIEDTKHWCKLCGNHDGNCASNSDDDSTSSQSSSGGSGNGVSKPVAGVIGALVTLVVILGVQAAFILLGGLRLVKKSTLAAAGASQAGAVKA